In the genome of Rhodoplanes sp. Z2-YC6860, one region contains:
- a CDS encoding glycosyltransferase family 2 protein: protein MTWKTIALPTDAGASATPDIQAVHKVALPVGNGNASGWVRFKIVSARQALERIRIDAFDAATPPKCLCSFEGLAPSHHFSCYLYLSPRVASVEIHATLVRGLSDDLVVTYRPIALIEYVWHSLRKGALTRFKKFLLYFHRPTEPFIISFEFPAPARFSGEKEIYQQWIESHEQALVSSFLLSVENAKEYPTISILMPVCDPQPQHLKDALDSVRAQTSPNWTLSIADDASENPEIRQILERAARKDSRIRVQYSARRGGISAATNMAFAQSTAAFVTCLDHDDLLAPEAIEACSRYLAAHPDCRLLTSDEDKVDAWGEIRSAPFFKPQRFSRELFYSSNYINHLTTHHADTVRKVGGWRSVYDGAQDYDLILRSLEVLNESSIHHIPLILYHWRMVVGSTALNIGYKPYAIKAGKLALTEHLKRSGIDADVTQVADATYRVRRALPRVLPKVSILIPFRDQADLLERCVASIFSMTSYKNFEVILVNNGSSDSSTLELIDRLKSTPNIRILDDDRPFNYSRLNNVAAVAADGEYLCLLNNDTEVIAEDWLDEMLSFACVPEIGCVGALLLYPNRTIQHAGVVLGMGGVAGHVFLRYGEGDPGYFGRLLAASNCSAVTGACMMLRRSTFFEVGGLDAQDLAVAFNDIDLCIKVQLHGYRNVITPFAKLIHLESATRGSDHTPDKIARFNREAKTMLQRYGDLLKNDPFYSPNLSLSAEAYSIRMD, encoded by the coding sequence ATGACTTGGAAAACGATTGCGTTACCGACCGATGCGGGGGCTTCCGCGACGCCGGACATACAAGCCGTCCATAAAGTAGCCCTTCCGGTTGGCAACGGAAATGCCAGCGGATGGGTTCGCTTCAAGATCGTTTCTGCGCGGCAGGCGCTGGAACGAATTCGCATTGACGCGTTCGATGCAGCCACGCCGCCAAAATGCCTATGCTCGTTTGAAGGCCTCGCCCCGAGCCATCACTTTTCCTGTTACCTCTATCTCTCGCCGCGGGTCGCAAGTGTCGAAATTCATGCGACCCTCGTTCGCGGCCTGTCCGACGATCTCGTCGTCACCTATCGCCCGATTGCCCTGATCGAATACGTATGGCACTCGCTCCGCAAAGGCGCGCTCACCCGATTCAAGAAATTCCTGTTGTATTTCCACAGGCCGACCGAGCCATTCATCATCTCGTTCGAATTTCCTGCGCCGGCGCGCTTCTCGGGAGAAAAAGAAATCTATCAGCAGTGGATCGAGAGTCACGAACAGGCTCTGGTCAGTTCATTCCTGTTGAGCGTAGAGAACGCGAAAGAGTATCCCACGATTTCAATTCTGATGCCGGTCTGCGACCCGCAGCCGCAGCACCTGAAAGATGCGCTCGACTCCGTCCGCGCGCAGACCTCCCCGAACTGGACACTGTCCATCGCCGACGACGCTTCGGAAAATCCCGAGATCCGGCAGATCCTGGAAAGGGCAGCGCGCAAGGACAGCCGAATCCGCGTGCAGTATTCGGCGAGGCGCGGCGGTATTTCAGCGGCCACCAATATGGCATTTGCGCAATCAACTGCGGCGTTCGTGACCTGCCTCGATCACGACGATCTGCTGGCGCCGGAGGCCATCGAAGCCTGCTCGCGGTATCTGGCGGCGCATCCGGATTGCCGCCTGTTGACTTCCGACGAGGACAAAGTCGACGCCTGGGGCGAAATCCGCTCGGCGCCGTTTTTCAAGCCGCAGCGCTTCTCCCGCGAGCTATTTTATTCCTCGAACTACATCAACCACCTGACGACGCATCATGCCGACACGGTTCGAAAGGTCGGCGGCTGGCGCAGCGTCTATGACGGCGCGCAGGACTACGACCTGATCCTTCGCAGTCTGGAGGTCTTGAACGAGTCGTCCATCCATCACATCCCGCTCATTCTCTATCATTGGCGAATGGTGGTGGGGTCCACTGCGCTCAACATCGGCTACAAGCCTTACGCCATCAAGGCCGGCAAGCTTGCGCTGACCGAACACCTCAAACGTAGCGGCATCGACGCTGACGTTACCCAGGTTGCCGACGCAACGTACCGCGTCCGGCGCGCGCTTCCTCGCGTGCTGCCGAAGGTCTCGATCCTCATCCCCTTCCGCGACCAAGCCGACCTGCTTGAACGATGCGTCGCGTCGATCTTCAGTATGACGTCATACAAGAATTTCGAAGTGATCCTGGTGAACAATGGATCCTCGGATAGCAGCACTTTGGAACTTATCGACCGGCTGAAGTCCACGCCGAATATCAGGATTCTCGACGACGACCGGCCGTTCAACTATTCACGGCTTAACAACGTCGCTGCAGTGGCCGCCGATGGCGAGTATCTTTGTCTTTTGAACAACGATACCGAGGTCATCGCCGAAGACTGGCTTGATGAAATGCTGAGCTTCGCCTGTGTGCCCGAGATCGGATGCGTGGGCGCGTTGCTGCTTTATCCCAACCGCACGATTCAACATGCCGGCGTCGTGCTCGGAATGGGCGGGGTGGCCGGTCATGTCTTCCTGCGTTACGGCGAAGGTGATCCGGGCTATTTCGGCCGATTGCTTGCGGCGTCGAACTGTTCGGCCGTGACCGGCGCCTGCATGATGTTGCGGAGGTCGACGTTCTTCGAAGTCGGCGGGCTCGATGCGCAGGATCTGGCGGTCGCGTTCAATGACATCGATCTGTGTATCAAAGTCCAGTTGCACGGCTACCGGAACGTCATCACGCCCTTCGCCAAGCTTATCCATCTGGAGTCCGCAACGCGTGGGTCCGATCACACCCCCGACAAGATCGCCCGTTTCAACCGCGAAGCGAAAACCATGCTGCAACGATATGGCGATCTTCTGAAAAACGACCCCTTCTACTCGCCCAATCTGAGCCTGAGCGCCGAGGCATATTCGATCCGGATGGATTGA
- a CDS encoding methylmalonyl-CoA mutase family protein, which produces MTDELPLAAEFPPASREDWLKLVRAALKDRPFERLIARTYDGIPIEPLYPRPSGANPVTARSGPWSVQARVDHPDPAIANAEALHELENGATALTLVFAGSVGAYGYGLPGDAKSVARVLEGVHLDAIAVELQTAEPTKDAADHVAALVKQRGYAPGAVNVRFGHDALGAHTLTGTLPIPYRDLMPRFGEHVASLARAGFKSPLAAADGRIVHNAGGSEVQELAYALAVAVAYLRALEGAGIALDAARGMIEFRLSADADQFLTVAKLRALRLLWARVEQACGLAAKPAFISAETAWRTMTKRDPWVNMLRGTIAAFAAGIGGADAVSVLPFTAALGLPDRFARRIARNTQLLLLEESNLAKVADPAAGSGGIEDLTDKLCRAAWALFQEIEAAGGAPAALEKGLFQEKVAKVRGERENAVVHRKDSLTGTSDYPLLSETPVKVLAATPVAIPPPAAAIQYPALAPHRLAEPFEMLRDNSDRALAATGARPKIFLANLGALAEFTARATFARNFFEAGGIEAIANDGFKNRDEMIAAFKASGAKLACLCSSDAVYESEAADAAGALANAGAAHIYLAGRPKELAPYKAAGVGSFIFAGGDILATLKAAHAILGLEPESKS; this is translated from the coding sequence ATGACAGACGAATTGCCCCTCGCCGCCGAGTTTCCACCCGCCAGCCGGGAGGATTGGCTCAAGCTGGTGCGCGCCGCGCTCAAGGACCGGCCGTTTGAGCGGCTGATCGCCAGGACCTATGACGGCATCCCGATCGAGCCGCTCTATCCAAGACCCTCAGGCGCCAATCCGGTCACAGCCCGCAGCGGGCCATGGTCGGTCCAGGCGCGCGTCGATCATCCGGATCCCGCCATCGCCAATGCCGAGGCGCTGCACGAACTCGAGAATGGCGCGACCGCGCTCACGCTGGTGTTTGCCGGCTCGGTCGGCGCTTATGGTTACGGCCTTCCCGGCGATGCCAAGTCCGTTGCGCGCGTCCTGGAAGGCGTGCATCTCGACGCCATCGCTGTCGAGCTGCAAACCGCCGAGCCGACCAAGGACGCCGCCGATCATGTGGCAGCGCTGGTCAAGCAGCGCGGCTATGCGCCCGGCGCGGTCAACGTCCGCTTCGGCCATGATGCGCTCGGCGCGCATACGCTGACCGGCACGCTGCCGATTCCGTATCGTGACCTGATGCCGCGCTTCGGCGAGCATGTCGCCTCGCTCGCCAGGGCCGGTTTCAAGAGCCCGCTTGCGGCAGCGGACGGTCGCATCGTGCACAATGCCGGCGGGTCGGAGGTCCAGGAGCTCGCCTATGCGCTCGCGGTCGCGGTCGCTTATCTGCGCGCGCTGGAAGGCGCGGGCATCGCGCTCGACGCGGCACGGGGGATGATCGAATTCCGCCTCTCAGCCGATGCCGATCAGTTTCTCACCGTCGCCAAGTTGCGGGCGCTGCGGCTGCTCTGGGCGCGGGTCGAACAAGCGTGCGGGCTTGCTGCCAAGCCGGCATTCATCTCCGCCGAGACGGCGTGGCGGACGATGACGAAGCGCGATCCGTGGGTGAATATGTTGCGCGGCACGATCGCGGCCTTCGCCGCAGGCATCGGCGGTGCCGACGCCGTGAGCGTTCTGCCGTTCACCGCGGCGCTGGGCCTTCCTGACCGCTTTGCGCGGCGGATCGCGCGGAACACGCAGCTTTTGCTGCTGGAGGAATCCAATCTCGCCAAGGTCGCCGATCCGGCGGCGGGCTCCGGCGGCATCGAGGACCTGACCGATAAGCTCTGCCGCGCCGCCTGGGCGCTGTTCCAGGAGATCGAGGCCGCCGGCGGCGCTCCGGCCGCACTGGAGAAAGGCCTGTTTCAGGAGAAGGTCGCGAAGGTCCGTGGAGAGCGCGAGAACGCCGTCGTGCATCGCAAGGATTCGCTCACCGGCACCAGCGATTACCCGCTTCTCTCCGAAACGCCCGTAAAGGTCCTCGCCGCCACACCCGTTGCGATCCCGCCGCCTGCGGCGGCGATCCAATATCCGGCGCTCGCGCCGCATCGCCTCGCCGAGCCTTTCGAAATGCTGCGCGATAACTCCGACAGGGCTCTGGCCGCAACCGGCGCTCGGCCCAAAATCTTTCTTGCCAATCTCGGCGCGCTCGCCGAATTCACCGCGCGCGCCACCTTCGCCAGGAACTTCTTCGAGGCCGGTGGCATCGAGGCGATCGCCAACGACGGTTTCAAGAACCGCGACGAGATGATCGCGGCGTTCAAGGCGTCGGGGGCAAAGCTCGCGTGCCTCTGTTCCTCCGACGCCGTCTACGAAAGCGAAGCCGCAGATGCCGCGGGAGCATTGGCGAATGCAGGTGCGGCTCACATTTATCTGGCAGGGCGGCCCAAGGAGCTGGCTCCCTACAAGGCCGCGGGTGTCGGCAGCTTCATTTTTGCCGGTGGCGACATCCTCGCCACTCTGAAGGCGGCGCATGCTATTCTCGGGCTCGAACCGGAGTCGAAATCATGA
- the folK gene encoding 2-amino-4-hydroxy-6-hydroxymethyldihydropteridine diphosphokinase: protein MPEALIALGGNVGDVRDTLDRAIAALCDGAAVRLIARSSDYRTPPWGVADQPPFVNRAIVADTTLPPLDLLARAQAVERQFGRDRSRERRWGPRTLDIDLIDYEGVTQNTPALTLPHPRALERAFVLVPLAEIVPERRIAGVSIADALARLDQSGIEKLGPPAAS, encoded by the coding sequence ATGCCTGAGGCGCTGATCGCGCTTGGCGGCAATGTCGGTGATGTCCGCGATACGCTCGACCGCGCCATCGCGGCGTTGTGCGACGGAGCCGCGGTCCGTCTGATCGCCCGCTCGTCGGACTACCGCACGCCGCCCTGGGGCGTCGCCGATCAGCCCCCTTTCGTCAATCGCGCGATCGTTGCGGACACCACCCTGCCCCCGCTCGATCTGCTGGCGCGCGCACAGGCCGTCGAACGGCAGTTCGGCCGCGACCGCAGCAGGGAGCGGCGCTGGGGTCCGCGCACGCTGGACATCGATCTGATCGACTACGAGGGTGTCACACAGAACACGCCGGCCTTGACGCTGCCGCACCCTCGCGCGCTGGAGCGCGCTTTCGTACTGGTGCCACTCGCCGAGATCGTGCCGGAGCGGCGGATTGCAGGCGTATCGATTGCCGACGCGCTCGCCCGCCTGGATCAAAGCGGCATCGAGAAACTGGGACCGCCCGCAGCGTCTTGA
- a CDS encoding AMP-binding protein, giving the protein MPIDRVPTPYDDTIYSADWRAWRDPEVPEWINPVDTLIGRHLGTPIEDKPALIADGVPVSYSALRQLVRRNAGALAATGLTPESRLLLFGTDSLDYVATWLGAIDLGAVPAVVSDLYKPKDLLYFLTDTAARMLYIDSEQLPKLVEIASALPPSLRSVLVRGPAGDLAKMLPELSVVSLEAAMVRAAPVEPYTRHFNDVIYMFYSGGTTGTAKGITHLAHDFVLIPHRQGAFWEYDADDVVFATSKKYFTHGLWPGVLIPLYWGGTAVIDRRPPTPDIVLATLRDRAVTKLITVPTVLKNVIEHLTRSGTPEKLPGLKLVISASEKMPPEMFERFQNLTGVELFDSIGSSEITYEWIANRPKEFKRGSLGKPVFGYEVRLVSAEGHDVTEPDTPGEAWIKSRTACFFYWRKYDKSRETFVGDWTRTGDNLMFDDEGFFWFSGRNNDLFKVKGLWVSPIDIEAALTSHPAVREAAVVAFEDAAGLTKPRAYLVLRDGHPETPALLDELRAAVTPLGSYKVPESFIVLDQLPRTTLMKIDRRALRGG; this is encoded by the coding sequence ATGCCGATCGACCGCGTTCCGACACCCTATGACGACACCATCTATTCGGCCGACTGGCGCGCGTGGCGCGACCCCGAGGTTCCTGAATGGATCAATCCGGTCGACACGCTGATCGGCCGGCATCTAGGGACGCCAATTGAGGACAAGCCGGCACTGATCGCCGATGGCGTTCCTGTCAGCTACAGCGCTTTGAGGCAGCTCGTGCGGCGCAACGCCGGCGCCCTGGCTGCCACGGGCCTCACGCCGGAGTCCCGCCTGCTGCTGTTTGGCACCGACAGCCTCGACTACGTCGCAACCTGGCTTGGCGCCATCGACCTCGGCGCCGTCCCGGCCGTGGTGTCCGATCTCTACAAGCCGAAAGACCTGCTTTACTTCCTGACCGACACCGCCGCGCGCATGCTTTACATCGACAGCGAGCAGTTGCCGAAGCTTGTCGAAATCGCGTCCGCACTGCCGCCGTCGCTGCGCTCCGTTTTGGTGCGCGGACCGGCCGGCGATCTGGCCAAGATGCTTCCCGAACTCTCCGTCGTGTCGCTTGAAGCGGCAATGGTCCGTGCCGCGCCTGTCGAACCTTACACGCGGCACTTCAACGATGTGATCTATATGTTCTATTCCGGCGGCACGACCGGAACCGCCAAAGGCATCACTCACCTCGCCCACGACTTCGTCCTGATTCCGCATCGCCAGGGCGCGTTCTGGGAGTACGACGCCGATGATGTCGTGTTCGCCACATCGAAAAAGTATTTCACGCACGGCCTCTGGCCGGGCGTGCTGATCCCGCTCTATTGGGGCGGCACGGCGGTGATCGACCGGCGCCCACCAACGCCGGACATCGTTCTCGCGACACTTCGCGACCGCGCCGTGACCAAGCTGATCACCGTGCCGACGGTGCTGAAGAACGTGATCGAGCATCTCACCAGGAGCGGCACGCCGGAAAAACTCCCAGGGCTGAAGCTCGTGATCAGCGCGTCGGAAAAGATGCCGCCGGAGATGTTCGAGCGCTTCCAGAATCTCACCGGCGTCGAGCTGTTCGATTCGATCGGCAGCTCGGAGATCACCTACGAATGGATTGCCAACCGCCCGAAGGAGTTCAAGCGCGGCAGTCTCGGCAAGCCGGTGTTCGGCTATGAGGTGCGGCTCGTGTCCGCCGAAGGCCACGACGTCACCGAGCCGGATACCCCCGGCGAAGCCTGGATCAAAAGCCGGACGGCCTGCTTTTTCTATTGGCGCAAATACGACAAATCGCGGGAGACCTTCGTCGGCGACTGGACGCGGACCGGCGACAATTTGATGTTCGACGATGAAGGCTTCTTCTGGTTCAGCGGCCGCAACAACGATCTGTTCAAGGTCAAAGGCCTATGGGTCTCGCCGATCGATATCGAGGCCGCGCTGACCTCGCATCCGGCCGTGCGCGAGGCTGCGGTGGTGGCGTTCGAGGATGCCGCCGGCTTGACCAAGCCCCGCGCCTACCTGGTGCTGCGCGACGGCCACCCCGAAACGCCGGCCCTGCTCGACGAGTTGCGCGCAGCGGTGACCCCGCTCGGCTCCTATAAGGTGCCGGAATCCTTCATTGTGCTCGACCAGTTGCCCCGCACCACTCTGATGAAGATTGACCGTCGCGCGCTCCGCGGCGGATGA
- the folB gene encoding dihydroneopterin aldolase, translating into MSERSALDHVFVSGLALHAYHGVMQHEAKVGQTFTLDLVLDIDLTEASRSDKLADTVGYDQVVLVASAAFCAKRYRLVEAAAGAVADAVLERFRQVMAIRVTIHKPHAPIAATFDDVGVSIRRERQG; encoded by the coding sequence ATGAGCGAGCGCAGCGCCCTGGACCACGTCTTCGTCTCCGGCCTGGCGCTGCACGCCTACCATGGCGTCATGCAGCACGAGGCCAAGGTCGGCCAGACCTTCACGCTCGATCTCGTGCTCGATATCGACCTCACCGAAGCCTCGCGCAGCGACAAACTCGCCGATACGGTGGGCTACGATCAGGTGGTGCTGGTGGCGAGCGCCGCGTTCTGCGCCAAACGCTACCGGCTGGTGGAGGCCGCTGCGGGCGCTGTGGCCGATGCGGTGCTGGAGCGTTTCAGGCAGGTGATGGCGATCCGCGTCACGATCCACAAGCCGCACGCGCCGATCGCTGCGACCTTCGACGACGTCGGCGTCTCGATCCGCCGTGAGCGCCAAGGATAG
- the scpA gene encoding methylmalonyl-CoA mutase encodes MSSIPDFAKIDFAPASAAGPDHAPSPWLTPEGIAVKPAYAPDDLKGLDFLDTYPGIAPYLRGPYPAMYVTQPWTIRQYAGFSTAEDSNAFYRRNLAAGQKGLSIAFDLATHRGYDSDHPRVSGDVGMAGVAIDSIYDMRTLFSGIPLDQMTVSMTMNGAVLPIMALYIVAAEEQGVKPEQLGGTIQNDILKEFMVRNTYIYPPSPSLRIISDIFAYTSAHMPKFNSISISGYHMQEAGATQDLELAYTLADGVEYVRAGIKAGLDVDRFAPRLSFFWAIGMNFFMEVAKLRAARLLWAKLMKEFKPKDPRSYSLRAHSQTSGWSLAAQDVFNNVARTCIEAMAATQGHTQSLHTNALDEALALPTDFSARIARNTQIVLQQESGTTRIADPWGGSYYVERLTDELAKKAWGHIREVEALGGMAKAIEAGIPKLRIEEASAKTQARIDAGQQSVIGVNKYRPENETPIDVLKVDNSAVRQMQLDKLARLKRERDPSALQTALDSLARAADGGNGNLLALAVDAARAKATVGEISAALEKVWGRHRAEIKSITGVFKREVGMNDSVARVQKLVQAFETDEGRRPRILVAKIGQDGHDRGQKVIASAFADLGFDVDIGPLFATPAEAARQAIENDVHILGVSSLAAAHLTLVPELKAELAKQGRPDIMIVVGGVVPPQDYDALYKSGAEAIFPPGTVIADAAEKLLHSLNRKLGHSSEAAE; translated from the coding sequence ATGAGCAGCATTCCGGACTTCGCCAAGATCGACTTCGCGCCAGCATCAGCGGCCGGGCCGGACCATGCGCCGTCGCCCTGGCTCACGCCGGAAGGCATCGCGGTGAAACCCGCCTACGCGCCGGACGATCTCAAGGGCCTCGATTTCCTCGACACCTATCCGGGCATCGCGCCTTATCTGCGTGGCCCCTACCCGGCGATGTACGTCACGCAGCCGTGGACGATCCGGCAATATGCCGGGTTCTCCACCGCGGAGGATTCCAACGCCTTCTACCGCCGCAATCTCGCCGCTGGGCAAAAGGGCCTCTCGATCGCGTTCGATCTCGCCACCCATCGCGGCTACGACAGCGACCATCCGCGCGTCTCCGGTGACGTCGGCATGGCGGGCGTCGCGATCGACTCGATCTACGACATGCGGACGCTGTTCTCGGGCATCCCGCTCGATCAGATGACCGTGTCGATGACCATGAACGGCGCCGTGCTGCCGATCATGGCGCTCTATATCGTCGCGGCCGAAGAACAGGGCGTAAAGCCCGAGCAGCTCGGCGGCACGATCCAGAACGACATCCTCAAAGAATTCATGGTGCGCAACACCTACATCTATCCGCCCTCGCCGTCACTGCGCATCATCTCCGACATCTTCGCCTACACGTCGGCGCACATGCCGAAGTTCAATTCGATCTCGATCTCCGGCTATCACATGCAGGAGGCGGGCGCGACGCAGGACCTCGAACTCGCCTACACGCTCGCCGACGGCGTCGAATATGTCCGCGCCGGCATCAAGGCCGGCCTCGATGTCGACCGCTTCGCGCCGCGGCTGTCGTTCTTCTGGGCGATCGGCATGAACTTCTTCATGGAGGTCGCGAAACTCCGTGCCGCGCGCCTGCTCTGGGCCAAGCTGATGAAGGAGTTCAAGCCGAAGGACCCGCGCTCCTACTCGCTGCGCGCCCATTCGCAGACCTCGGGCTGGTCACTGGCCGCCCAGGACGTCTTCAACAACGTCGCCCGCACCTGCATCGAGGCGATGGCCGCGACGCAGGGCCACACCCAGTCGCTGCACACCAACGCGCTCGACGAGGCGCTCGCCTTGCCGACCGACTTCTCGGCGCGGATCGCCCGCAACACCCAGATCGTGCTGCAGCAGGAAAGCGGCACCACGCGTATCGCCGACCCCTGGGGCGGCTCGTATTACGTCGAACGCCTCACCGACGAACTCGCCAAGAAGGCCTGGGGCCATATCCGGGAGGTCGAGGCGCTGGGCGGCATGGCCAAGGCGATCGAGGCCGGCATCCCGAAGCTCCGCATCGAGGAGGCCTCCGCCAAGACCCAGGCGCGGATCGATGCGGGACAGCAGTCGGTGATCGGCGTCAACAAGTACCGGCCCGAGAACGAGACGCCGATCGATGTGCTCAAGGTCGACAATTCCGCGGTCCGGCAGATGCAGCTCGACAAGCTCGCCCGTCTGAAGCGCGAGCGCGATCCGTCCGCGCTACAGACAGCGCTCGACTCGCTCGCCCGGGCCGCCGACGGCGGCAACGGCAACCTCCTGGCGCTTGCAGTCGACGCCGCTCGCGCCAAGGCCACGGTCGGCGAAATCTCCGCTGCGCTCGAGAAGGTGTGGGGCCGCCACCGCGCCGAAATCAAATCGATCACCGGCGTGTTCAAGCGGGAGGTCGGCATGAACGACAGCGTCGCGCGCGTGCAGAAGCTCGTCCAGGCCTTCGAGACCGACGAGGGCCGCCGGCCGCGTATTCTGGTCGCTAAGATCGGCCAGGACGGTCACGACCGCGGCCAGAAGGTGATCGCCTCCGCCTTCGCCGATCTCGGCTTCGACGTCGATATCGGACCGCTGTTCGCGACGCCCGCCGAGGCCGCGCGCCAGGCCATCGAAAACGACGTGCATATTTTGGGCGTGTCGTCGCTCGCCGCAGCCCACCTAACGCTGGTGCCGGAGCTCAAGGCCGAGCTTGCCAAGCAGGGCCGGCCCGACATCATGATCGTGGTCGGTGGCGTCGTGCCGCCGCAGGATTACGACGCGCTGTACAAATCCGGTGCCGAGGCGATCTTCCCGCCCGGCACGGTGATCGCCGACGCGGCCGAAAAGCTCCTGCATTCGCTCAACCGCAAGCTCGGTCACTCCAGCGAGGCGGCGGAGTAA
- a CDS encoding GDP-mannose 4,6-dehydratase: MKTALICGVSGQDGAYLAKLLLEKGYRVIGTSRDATTASFTNLQRLSIREHVECQSMVPSNFDNVIQALSRIRPDEIYNLSGLSSVGLSFEQPIETMESVANASINLMEAVRFLGGGSRLYNASSSECFGDTGDEAACEDTSFHPRSPYAVAKAAAHWATVNYREAYGLFASNGILFNHESPLRPDRFVTRKIITQACRINADRNLKLRLGNLDIVRDWGWAPQYVEAIWRILQIGTADDFVIATGEAHSLQEFVAAAFGELGLDWREHVEHDAALMRPSDIARSKGNPSKAIKVLGWKPSYGMRDVVRMMLHAELHSDAEAGPI, from the coding sequence ATGAAAACGGCACTGATCTGCGGAGTATCCGGCCAGGACGGCGCATATCTGGCGAAGCTCCTGCTTGAAAAGGGCTATCGGGTCATCGGCACGTCACGCGATGCAACGACCGCGAGCTTTACGAACTTGCAGCGGCTGTCGATCCGGGAGCACGTCGAATGCCAATCGATGGTGCCGAGCAATTTCGACAACGTCATCCAGGCGCTCTCTCGAATCAGGCCAGACGAGATCTACAATCTGTCCGGCCTGAGCTCTGTCGGGCTTTCGTTCGAGCAACCGATCGAGACGATGGAAAGCGTCGCCAACGCCTCGATCAATCTGATGGAGGCCGTCCGGTTCCTGGGCGGTGGCTCCCGCCTCTACAACGCGAGCTCGAGCGAGTGTTTCGGCGACACCGGCGACGAGGCAGCTTGCGAAGACACGTCGTTTCATCCGCGCAGTCCCTATGCGGTGGCAAAAGCTGCGGCGCACTGGGCCACCGTGAACTATCGCGAGGCCTATGGCCTTTTTGCCAGCAACGGCATCCTGTTCAATCACGAGTCACCGCTTCGTCCCGACCGCTTCGTCACCCGGAAGATCATCACGCAGGCCTGCCGCATCAATGCCGACCGGAATCTGAAATTGCGCTTGGGCAACCTTGATATCGTCCGCGATTGGGGCTGGGCGCCGCAATATGTCGAAGCGATCTGGCGGATCCTGCAGATAGGCACAGCCGACGATTTCGTGATCGCCACGGGGGAGGCGCACTCATTGCAGGAGTTCGTCGCGGCCGCATTCGGAGAGCTCGGGCTCGATTGGCGCGAACATGTCGAGCACGATGCGGCGCTGATGCGGCCTTCGGATATCGCCCGCAGCAAGGGCAACCCCTCCAAAGCCATAAAGGTGCTTGGCTGGAAACCCAGTTATGGAATGCGCGATGTCGTGCGCATGATGCTGCACGCCGAGTTGCATTCCGACGCCGAGGCAGGTCCGATCTGA
- a CDS encoding glycosyltransferase, with translation MSRRHKRLLRLGGSGPAGALSRSLRLISPSGKSPGRDITARRDIIFSSRLPRSDRYERVLPEEVLNGPGLKFDDAVGTTARGSRTLVFLATYNERSNIAALLDAILALPVACDVLVVDDNSPDGTSRFVAERAAADPRIHVLVRPKRLGIGSAHRLGWLHARRFGYGRVVTMDADMSHQPADIPRLLRALDEGADVALGSRFAPGGKLDYQGWRLFLSRTANWLARKSLGLSLREYTNSFRAARLDKLPLGLIEGLTNNGYGFFLAETVRTARQGLRVVEIPIHFHDRGAGRSKMPKFQIVLGVANLLYLVFDRRTFKLGQNGSGARFECVHCGKPYVITMHLGARKCLLCMRDHA, from the coding sequence TTGTCCCGCCGTCATAAGCGCCTTTTGCGACTTGGCGGGAGCGGGCCCGCTGGCGCTCTGTCGAGGTCGCTACGGCTGATTTCGCCTTCGGGGAAGTCGCCCGGGCGTGATATCACCGCAAGACGTGATATCATTTTTTCGAGCCGATTGCCCAGAAGTGACCGGTACGAGCGTGTATTGCCAGAGGAAGTTTTGAACGGTCCCGGTTTGAAATTCGACGATGCGGTTGGTACCACGGCCCGAGGCAGCCGGACTCTGGTCTTTCTGGCCACCTACAACGAACGCTCGAATATCGCAGCGCTGCTGGATGCGATTCTCGCCCTGCCGGTCGCTTGCGACGTGCTGGTCGTCGACGACAATTCGCCCGACGGTACGTCGCGGTTCGTCGCCGAGCGCGCGGCAGCAGATCCTCGCATCCATGTGCTCGTGCGGCCCAAGCGCCTTGGCATCGGTTCGGCGCACCGGCTGGGTTGGCTTCATGCTCGCCGCTTTGGCTACGGCCGTGTCGTCACCATGGATGCCGACATGTCGCATCAGCCGGCCGATATTCCACGCCTTCTGCGCGCCCTCGACGAGGGCGCCGATGTGGCCTTGGGCTCGCGCTTTGCACCTGGTGGCAAGCTCGATTACCAGGGCTGGCGCTTGTTTCTGAGCCGCACGGCCAATTGGCTCGCTCGCAAAAGCCTGGGGCTTTCGCTGAGGGAATACACCAACTCGTTTCGCGCCGCGCGCCTCGATAAGCTGCCGCTCGGCTTGATCGAGGGACTCACCAACAACGGTTACGGGTTTTTTCTGGCCGAGACAGTCCGCACCGCGCGGCAGGGACTGCGGGTCGTCGAGATTCCGATCCACTTTCACGACCGCGGCGCCGGCCGCTCCAAGATGCCGAAATTTCAGATCGTTCTCGGGGTTGCGAACCTTCTCTATCTCGTCTTCGATCGGCGGACCTTCAAGCTCGGTCAAAACGGAAGTGGGGCCCGCTTCGAATGTGTTCACTGTGGCAAGCCATACGTCATCACGATGCACTTAGGCGCGAGAAAATGCCTTCTCTGCATGCGCGATCATGCCTGA